The sequence below is a genomic window from Candidatus Zixiibacteriota bacterium.
TCACGAAACGGCACAACTGTGAGTTTCGGTTCGCGGCTGCGGTGAAACCAGAATACAAGCCAGATTCGATCAAATCCAATCATCAGATCGAAGAATCACTTCTCGTATTTTTCGATCAACGCTTGGAAGCGTGGGTGGTTCCGAAGCTGCTTATACTCAGGGAATTTCTTGAGAATAGTAACCGACACATTCGAAGGTCCCGCCAAGAGATATTCAAGCTGATCAATAGCAAGATCGTACTCGCCCACAGCAGTGTATGTTTGAGTGAGCCTCCTAACCAATTCGGCACCGACAAGAGCATCCTTTGAAAGCGGCAGTAGTTCAACTGCGTACAAACCCTCTCTGATGGCGTCCTCCTTGCGGCCCAGTCCGGCATAGACCCTGCCCATGATACTGTGGTACAGCGGATCATCAGGATCGTCCACAATCTTTTCTTCCAAAACCACACGGGCGGAATCGTAATACGGCTTCATTAAGTCTGGTCGATTCATATAGCGGTATATTTCGCCCTTGAGAAGATAATACTCAGCGGTGTCGCTCCGTTGCTTGAAGTACACCTGGCCAGGTGCGGTTATGTGACTTAGGGCCCGCTCAAACTGTTCGTCAAAACAGTCATACAGCACTTCAAAGTAGGTCAAGAGAGGTGACCGACCATTGCGTTCCAGCGTTACCTGTAGAACATCGCGAGCTTCTCTTGTGTCACCTAACCTAGCCAGTTGTGACCATGATTTCAGAAGATATGGCCACTCGAAATCCGGTGCGAGTTCAATGGCACGGTCAAAATAGTATTCGGCTTCCTCGTACTGGTGATTTTTCATAAGCGTTTGGCCTAACTCCAGCAGGAAATAAGGCTCACGAGGATTTAGTTTCACTGCTCTTCTCAAATACTCAATTGCCTTGTCCCATTGGCCCTGCCTTCGTTTCGTATAGGCAATGCTGGCAATGGCCAG
It includes:
- a CDS encoding tetratricopeptide repeat protein, with amino-acid sequence MVYTEMYWNFYDRTESRLTAAKETIDKALKLASDDPVTHLALGWYYYHGQLDYEQALVQFTIVLQKQPNNSLAIASIAYTKRRQGQWDKAIEYLRRAVKLNPREPYFLLELGQTLMKNHQYEEAEYYFDRAIELAPDFEWPYLLKSWSQLARLGDTREARDVLQVTLERNGRSPLLTYFEVLYDCFDEQFERALSHITAPGQVYFKQRSDTAEYYLLKGEIYRYMNRPDLMKPYYDSARVVLEEKIVDDPDDPLYHSIMGRVYAGLGRKEDAIREGLYAVELLPLSKDALVGAELVRRLTQTYTAVGEYDLAIDQLEYLLAGPSNVSVTILKKFPEYKQLRNHPRFQALIEKYEK